Proteins encoded within one genomic window of Theobroma cacao cultivar B97-61/B2 chromosome 7, Criollo_cocoa_genome_V2, whole genome shotgun sequence:
- the LOC18594364 gene encoding protein trichome birefringence-like 41, producing MGDGFHRFCWISFSWIMILCIHQVRLSEPQLHGSCDFFRGSWVFDESYPLYNTSACPFIEKEFDCQENGRPDKLYLKYRWKPTDCMLPRFNGRDFLRKLKGKKILFIGDSLSLNQWQSLTCMLHAAVPQSNYIINRKRDLSTFSLPDYGVSLMLSRNAFLVDLVKDKRGTVLKLDSIENGKLWKGYDLLIFNSWHWWNHKGRKQPWDFIESKGKVKKDMDRLVAFKEGLTTWSKWVDSNVNTTTTQVFFQGISPTHFNGKEWNGTKLSTCMGQTKPATASIYAGGSPPPAVTIVKEVLRNMSTLVVLLDITGLSQLRKDGHPSIYTGLKGNDCSHWCLAGVPDTWNQLLYAILTTGEA from the exons ATGGGGGATGGGTTTCATAGGTTTTGTtggatttctttttcttggattATGATCTTATGCATTCACCAAGTTCGGCTGAGTGAACCACAATTGCATGGCAGCTGTGATTTTTTCCGGGGAAGTTGGGTTTTTGATGAATCTTACCCTCTGTACAACACATCGGCTTGTCCATTCATTGAGAAAGAGTTTGATTGCCAAGAAAATGGACGCCCTGATAAACTTTATCTCAAATATAGATGGAAGCCAACTGATTGCATGCTGCCAAG ATTTAATGGTCGGGATTTCTTGAGGAAgctgaaagggaaaaaaatctTGTTCATTGGGGACTCCCTAAGCTTGAATCAATGGCAGTCTCTCACATGCATGTTGCATGCTGCTGTGCCACAATCAAACTACATCATTAACAGAAAAAGAGACCTTTCTACCTTTTCTTTGCCG GACTATGGAGTTTCATTGATGCTCTCCCGCAATGCATTTCTAGTCGATCTAGTAAAAGATAAGAGAGGCACCGTTCTGAAGCTGGATTCCATTGAAAATGGCAAATTGTGGAAAGGATATGACTTGCTTATCTTCAATAGCTGGCACTGGTGGAACCACAAAGGGAGAAAACAACC ATGGGATTTCATTGAATCAAAAGGAAAGGTGAAGAAAGATATGGATCGTTTGGTTGCATTCAAAGAGGGACTAACTACTTGGTCAAAATGGGTGGATTCCAATGTTAACACTACCACTACCCAAGTATTCTTTCAGGGCATTTCTCCAACTCATTTCAA TGGCAAGGAATGGAATGGGACCAAATTATCAACCTGCATGGGTCAGACCAAACCAGCAACCGCTTCAATATATGCAGGTGGTTCACCGCCACCAGCTGTGACAATCGTAAAGGAAGTGTTGAGAAACATGTCTACGCTGGTGGTTTTGCTCGATATAACCGGACTATCACAGCTGAGGAAAGATGGGCACCCATCAATTTATACTGGTCTAAAGGGAAATGATTGTAGCCATTGGTGTCTAGCTGGTGTTCCTGACACATGGAATCAACTTTTGTATGCAATTCTTACAACTGGGGAAGCTTGA
- the LOC18594366 gene encoding protein trichome birefringence-like 42, translated as MAACLGFLGYHCLLVVSLSLVIVLVHGDIHSYNTGHEVVKENEVSSCDFFQGSWVLDNSFNPLYDSSSCPFIGGGFDCQKNGRPDKDYLKYRWQPNGCDLPRFNGNDFLEKYKGKKILFVGDSLSNNMWRSLICMLDAAVPNSNYTFGARGLLSTFSLPDFEVSVNWLKNGFLIDMAYEKIGKVLKLDSISTGNRWLGVDVLIFNSYHWWTHSGRLQTWDYFQFGNKTVKEMDHMEAYKIAMTTWANWVDKNIDPSKTSVFFQGVAAVHLDAKEWNDPNHKDCTEQTEPVKGSTYPGPGVPGEAILKSVLSNMAKPAYLLDITLLTQLRKDGHPSIYAGGGPRFTDCSHWCLAGVPDTWNQLLYAALLQK; from the exons ATGGCTGCCTGCCTTGGTTTCTTGGGTTACCATTGCCTCCTAGttgtttctctttctctaGTCATAGTCTTGGTTCATGGAGATATCCATAGCTATAATACAGGTCATGAAGTAGTGAAGGAAAACGAAGTGAGCAGCTGTGACTTCTTTCAAGGAAGTTGGGTTCTTGATAATTCCTTTAACCCTCTTTATGATTCTTCGAGTTGTCCCTTCATCGGAGGCGGCTTCGATTGCCAGAAAAATGGCAGACCTGATAAAGATTACCTCAAATATAGATGGCAGCCTAATGGCTGTGACCTCCCCAG gttcaatGGTAATGATTTCCTGGAGAAGTATAAAGGCAAGAAGATCCTGTTTGTGGGGGACTCTCTAAGTAACAATATGTGGAGATCACTGATTTGCATGCTAGACGCTGCAGTCCCTAACTCTAACTATACCTTCGGCGCAAGAGGGCTGCTCTCAACATTTTCATTGCCG GATTTTGAGGTTTCAGTTAACTGGCTGAAAAATGGGTTCCTGATTGATATGGCCTATGAAAAAATTGGTAAAGTTTTGAAGCTTGATTCGATCAGTACCGGAAACCGGTGGCTTGGAGTTGATGTCTTGATCTTCAATAGCTATCACTGGTGGACTCACTCTGGACGCTTGCAAAC TTGGGACTACTTTCAATTTGGAAACAAGACGGTGAAAGAGATGGATCACATGGAAGCGTACAAGATTGCCATGACAACTTGGGCTAATTGGGTTGACAAGAACATCGATCCTTCAAAGACTTCAGTCTTCTTCCAAGGAGTTGCAGCTGTTCATTTGGA TGCCAAGGAATGGAATGATCCAAACCATAAAGATTGCACCGAACAAACAGAACCAGTGAAGGGATCAACATATCCAGGCCCTGGCGTGCCAGGGGAAGCTATTCTAAAGAGCGTATTGAGTAACATGGCTAAACCTGCCTATTTACTTGACATTACTTTGTTAACACAGCTAAGAAAAGATGGCCACCCTTCCATCTATGCCGGCGGCGGCCCCAGGTTCACTGACTGCAGCCACTGGTGTCTTGCTGGTGTGCCTGATACTTGGAATCAACTTCTATATGCAGCTTTGCTTCAGAAGTAA
- the LOC18594365 gene encoding protein trichome birefringence-like 41, producing MGNGVLISFCHVSFSLIILISWLHQTESQSDSCDFFQGSWVQDDAYPLYDTSKCPFILKGFDCQANGRLDKLYLKYRWKPASCALPSFNGEEFVRRMKGKKVLFVGDSISLNMWQSFTCMVHVAVPQSQYTLKSHGNLSTFALPDFNVSLEYSHNVYLVDLVKEDIGVVLKLDSIDNGNYSWKGYDVLIFNTWHWWVHTVKGKNQPWEYIESGGKKVKDMDRLAAFKEGLTTWSRWVDSNVDPHTTQVFFQGISPIHYDGKGWNGPITATCQGETKPLNGTTYPGGLPPAVDIVKEVLGSMSKPVTLIDITMLSLLRKDGHPSLYSGNEGNDCSHWCLAGVPDSWNEILYAILSTGDKASRLK from the exons ATGGGGAATGGAGTTCTTATCAGCTTTTGCCacgtttctttttctttgattattCTCATTTCGTGGCTTCACCAAACTGAGTCTCAATCCGATAGCTGTGATTTTTTCCAGGGGAGTTGGGTTCAAGACGATGCTTACCCTCTTTATGATACCTCGAAATGTCCCTTTATCTTGAAAGGGTTTGATTGTCAAGCAAATGGACGCTTAGACAAACTCTACCTGAAATATAGATGGAAGCCAGCATCTTGCGCATTGCCCAG CTTTAATGGTGAGGAATTTGTGAGGAGGATGAAGGGGAAAAAAGTGTTGTTCGTTGGGGACTCTATAAGCTTGAATATGTGGCAGTCATTCACGTGCATGGTTCATGTAGCTGTGCCACAATCACAGTACACTTTAAAGAGTCATGGAAACCTCTCTACCTTTGCTTTACCA GACTTTAATGTTTCGTTGGAGTATTCCCACAATGTGTATCTGGTTGATCTCGTCAAAGAAGACATAGGCGTTGTTTTAAAGCTCGACTCTATTGATAATGGCAATTATTCATGGAAAGGATACGATGTCCTCATCTTCAATACCTGGCATTGGTGGGTTCATACAGTCAAAGGAAAGAATCAACC CTGGGAATACATTGAATCGGGAGGAAAGAAAGTGAAAGATATGGATCGATTGGCTGCTTTTAAAGAGGGACTGACTACTTGGTCGAGATGGGTTGATTCCAACGTTGACCCTCACACTACACAAGTATTCTTTCAGGGCATCTCGCCAATTCATTACGA TGGGAAGGGATGGAATGGTCCCATAACAGCGACCTGCCAAGGCGAAACCAAACCATTGAATGGGACAACATATCCAGGAGGTTTGCCACCAGCAGTAGACATTGTCAAGGAAGTGTTGGGAAGCATGTCAAAGCCCGTCACTTTGATCGATATAACAATGCTTTCGCTGCTAAGGAAAGATGGGCACCCTTCTCTTTACTCAGGAAATGAGGGAAATGATTGTAGCCATTGGTGTCTTGCTGGAGTTCCCGATTCTTGGAATGAAATTCTCTATGCAATTCTTTCAACAGGGGACAAAGCGTCAAGGTTAAAGTAG
- the LOC18594363 gene encoding protein trichome birefringence-like 41 codes for MGLWVHSSFLVSSSLFMVLGLVCQGNAAAYGPSPGCDLFTGRWVFDPSYPLYSASACPFIEREFSCLKNGRQDLIYTQYRWQPLGCTLTRFNALNFLETFRGKSIMFVGDSLSRNQWQSLTCMLHSAVPNAEFNITRVGDVSTFEFLDYGVKVMLDRSVYLVDVVMEKIGRVLKLDSIEGGKLWKGIDMLIFNTWHWWNRRGPTQPWDFIEVGGVIKKDMDRMLAFETALNTWARWVDANIDPAKSLVFFQGISPSHYNGSSWNEPNAKNCLGQKQPLLGTTYPGGLPPALDVLKKVLSTVKKPVKLLDITMLSLLRKDGHPSMYGREGPTGMDCSHWCLAGVPDTWNEILYNLIL; via the exons ATGGGGTTATGGGTTCATTCCAGTTTCCTtgtttcatcatcattgttCATGGTTTTGGGTCTTGTTTGCCAGGGAAATGCGGCTGCCTATGGCCCTTCCCCTGGCTGTGATTTGTTCACAGGCAGGTGGGTTTTTGATCCGTCTTACCCTCTCTACTCTGCGTCTGCTTGCCCTTTCATTGAAAGAGAGTTCAGTTGCCTAAAAAATGGACGCCAAGATCTGATTTACACACAGTATAGATGGCAGCCTCTTGGTTGCACCTTGACAAG ATTTAATGCATTGAACTTCCTAGAAACGTTTAGAGGGAAGAGCATAATGTTTGTGGGAGACTCTCTAAGTCGAAACCAATGGCAATCCTTGACATGCATGCTTCACTCTGCAGTTCCCAATGCCGAATTCAACATTACTAGAGTAGGAGATGTCTCCACATTTGAATTCCTG GATTATGGAGTTAAGGTGATGCTTGATCGCAGCGTGTATCTGGTAGATGTTGTGATGGAAAAGATTGGTAGGGTCTTGAAGCTTGACTCAATCGAAGGAGGCAAGCTATGGAAAGGAATTGACATGCTTATCTTCAATACCTGGCATTGGTGGAACCGTCGCGGACCCACTCAACC ATGGGATTTCATTGAAGTAGGAGGCGTAATTAAGAAAGATATGGATCGAATGCTTGCTTTCGAAACAGCTCTCAACACATGGGCTAGATGGGTGGATGCCAACATTGATCCCGCCAAATCTCTGGTCTTTTTCCAGGGAATTTCTCCATCGCATTACAA TGGATCATCTTGGAATGAACCCAACGCAAAGAACTGTCTAGGGCAGAAGCAGCCATTGCTTGGTACAACATATCCAGGAGGTCTACCACCAGCTTTAGATGTGCTGAAGAAAGTTTTAAGCACAGTGAAAAAACCTGTTAAGTTGCTAGATATAACCATGCTCTCGTTGCTTCGCAAAGATGGACATCCTTCAATGTATGGGCGTGAAGGACCGACAGGAATGGATTGCAGCCATTGGTGTCTTGCAGGAGTTCCAGATACTTGGAACGAGATTCTTTACAATCTTATTCTTTGA
- the LOC18594367 gene encoding 50S ribosomal protein L13, chloroplastic: MAVLCASTSAIVSSSSSFSERHSFGSLRKTIPSNQSPFLGFFPVVALSKPSSVRTTTLSFSKRDFRVCCQDLSLVAENERWMFDESEAGGPDIWNNTWYPKAKDHVNTKKPWYIVDATDKILGRLASTIAVHIRGKNLPTYTPSVDMGAFVIVVNAEKVAVSGKKRTQKLYRRHSGRPGGMKVETFNQLQQRIPERIVEHAVRGMLPKGRLGRALFNHLKVYKGPDHPHEAQKPIELPIRDKRIQK; encoded by the exons atggCAGTCCTTTGTGCTTCAACCTCAGCCATCgtctcttcttcctcttctttttcagAAAGACATTCATTTGGTTCTTTAAGAAAGACTATTCCCAGTAACCAAAGCCCATTTCTTGGGTTCTTCCCGGTTGTGGCATTGTCGAAACCTTCTTCCGTTCGGACAACGACTCTGTCTTTCTCTAAACGGGATTTCCGGGTTTGTTGTCAGGACCTCTCTCTTGTCGCTGAAAACGAGCGTTGGATGTTCGATGAATCCGAGGCTGGTGGCCCT GACATTTGGAACAACACATGGTATCCCAAAGCTAAAGATCACGTGAATACCAAAAAACCATGGTATATTGTTGATGCAACAGACAAAATTCTGGGAAGACTGGCATCGACAATTGCTGTGCATATTCGTGGAAAGAATTTGCCCACTTATACTCCTAGTGTGGATATGGGAGCTTTTGTGATAGTG GTAAATGCTGAAAAAGTTGCTGTATCCGGAAAGAAAAGGACCCAAAAGCTCTACAGGAGGCATTCAGGAAGACCAGGTGGCATGAAAGTGGAAACATTCAACCAGCTGCAGCAGAGAATTCCTGAAAGAATTGTTGAGCATGCTGTTCGTGGTATGCTTCCTAAAGGAAGG CTTGGTAGAGCATTATTTAACCACCTAAAGGTTTACAAGGGCCCAGACCATCCGCATGAGGCCCAGAAGCCTATTGAGCTGCCTATACGGGACAAGAGGATACAGAAGTAG